The following coding sequences are from one Pseudopipra pipra isolate bDixPip1 chromosome 16, bDixPip1.hap1, whole genome shotgun sequence window:
- the LOC135423370 gene encoding ATP-dependent DNA helicase PIF1-like: MLKCPVGGRVELKLGAQVMLAKNLDVSQGLVNGARGVVVGFESEQKGLPKVRFLCGVTQVIRMEKWVFKGPSGVHLSRQQLPLKLAWAISIHKSQGMSLDCVEISLSRVFESGQAYVALSRARSLAGLRVLDFDPKVVRADPSVLHFYRQLRRHQLLTQDSLHTYSDADEKENVKCS; encoded by the exons ATGCTCAAGTGTCCTGTGGGTGGTAGAGTTGAGCTGAAGCTTGGAGCTCAG gtGATGCTAGCAAAGAATCTGGATGTGTCTCAAGGGCTGGTGAACGGGGCACGAGGCGTTGTTGTAGGATTTGAAAGTGAACAGAAGG GGCTGCCTAAGGTGAGGTTTCTCTGTGGGGTCACACAGGTCATAAGAATGGAGAAATGGGTCTTCAAAGGACCATCAGGAGTTCACCTGAGTCGTCAACAGCTGCCTTTAAAGTTGGCATGGGCCATTTCCATTCACAAGAGTCAG GGCATGTCTTTAGATTGTGTGGAAATCTCCCTGTCTCGTGTCTTTGAAAGTGGGCAGGCTTACGTAGCCCTCTCCCGAGCCCGCAGCCTTGCAGGTCTCCGTGTTCTGGATTTTGACCCAAAAGTAGTGAGAGCTgatccttctgtgctgcacTTCTATAGACAGCTGAGGCGTCATCAGCTTTTAACCCAG GATTCACTACACACCTATTCAGATGCTGATGAGAAGGAGAATGTGAAATGCAGCTGA